A section of the Hyalangium minutum genome encodes:
- a CDS encoding phytoene/squalene synthase family protein, with the protein MKSHEDPQLVAQGYRLAQRVTREHAKSFYFASYLLFGARRKAAFALYAFCRRLDDMVDEGSQGAAPVDLKARLARARQMVAEVYLPMPELAAPGLDSPAERLMSAEAQSPWDAGEFAALKHAVYHYRIPEQPFQDLISGMEMDLTKDRYATYAELDLYCYRVAGVVGLMLTPVLGCSDPRAVSHAADLGRAMQLTNILRDVREDLERGRVYLPAEELRAFGLSEDDLRRGQVDNRWRDFMRFQISRARALYARAGAGVDYIEGFGSRRMVRLMGGIYGDILRVIEARDCDVFSERAWVPGRRKLALAAAAMARPSAVLPAPVGEVNLPLLPTGTRG; encoded by the coding sequence ATGAAGTCGCACGAGGATCCGCAACTGGTGGCCCAGGGGTACCGGCTCGCCCAGCGCGTGACGCGCGAGCACGCCAAGAGCTTCTATTTCGCCTCGTATTTGCTCTTCGGTGCGCGGCGGAAGGCGGCCTTCGCCCTCTATGCCTTCTGCCGGCGGTTGGATGACATGGTCGACGAGGGTAGCCAGGGCGCCGCGCCGGTGGACCTGAAGGCCCGGCTGGCACGGGCCCGGCAGATGGTGGCCGAGGTCTACCTGCCCATGCCGGAGCTGGCGGCACCGGGGCTCGACTCGCCCGCCGAGCGGCTGATGAGCGCCGAGGCTCAGTCCCCGTGGGATGCGGGCGAGTTCGCCGCGCTCAAGCACGCCGTCTACCACTACCGCATCCCCGAGCAGCCCTTTCAGGACCTCATCTCCGGCATGGAGATGGACCTGACGAAGGACCGCTACGCCACCTACGCCGAGCTGGACCTGTACTGCTACCGGGTGGCGGGCGTGGTGGGGCTGATGCTGACGCCGGTGCTGGGGTGCTCGGATCCGCGCGCGGTCTCGCACGCGGCGGACCTGGGCCGGGCCATGCAGCTCACCAACATCCTGCGCGACGTGCGCGAGGACCTGGAGCGCGGCCGCGTGTACCTGCCCGCCGAAGAGCTGCGCGCCTTCGGGCTGAGCGAGGACGACTTGCGCCGAGGCCAGGTGGACAACCGGTGGCGTGACTTCATGCGCTTTCAGATCTCCCGGGCCCGGGCCCTCTACGCGCGCGCGGGCGCGGGCGTGGACTACATCGAGGGCTTCGGCAGCCGGCGGATGGTGCGGCTGATGGGCGGAATCTACGGGGACATCCTGCGTGTCATCGAAGCGCGGGACTGCGACGTGTTCAGCGAGCGGGCTTGGGTGCCGGGCCGCCGGAAGCTGGCCCTGGCGGCGGCGGCCATGGCCCGGCCCTCGGCGGTGCTCCCGGCGCCCGTGGGGGAAGTGAACCTGCCTCTTCTTCCAACGGGGACTCGGGGATGA
- a CDS encoding phytoene desaturase family protein, with the protein MEQGKPKAVVVGAGVGGLAAAARLARQGFDVHLFEKTHGPGGRCNQLRAEGFTWDIGPTIVLMPEVFEETFSALGRRLEDYLTFHRCEPNYRIHYRDGSSITFTSELTAMGRELERIEPGSFKRYLAFLAQGREQYRTSLDHLVGRNYSGVLDYFSPKVLAKIFKVRAHRRMYADVSRFFQDDRLRAAMTFQTMYLGVSPFASPAVYGLLPFTELGVGIWFPQGGLYAIPLALEKVAREEGVRLHYGEPVERILTEGARATGVRLASGRTVQADLVLCNADLPYAYQKLLEGAPTSLPRKDKLRYTSSGYMLYLGLRKQYPGLGHHNVVFGRDYQGSFDDIFERFRVPEDPSFYVNVPTRTDPSLAPPGQDAVYVLVPVPHQNPHLDWKVEGPKVRAKVFQRLAELGYPDLERDTVVERVFTPDDWAASYNLMHGSAFGLAQNFFQIGPFRPSNQDARVKNLFFVGASTQPGTGLPTVLISARLAAERVQNWARQAGLAQALSRTPAPVQAEVAA; encoded by the coding sequence ATGGAGCAGGGCAAGCCAAAGGCAGTCGTGGTGGGCGCTGGTGTGGGTGGGCTCGCGGCCGCGGCCCGGCTCGCGCGCCAGGGGTTCGATGTTCACCTGTTCGAGAAGACCCACGGGCCCGGCGGGCGCTGCAACCAGCTGCGCGCCGAGGGCTTCACCTGGGACATCGGCCCCACCATCGTGCTCATGCCCGAGGTCTTCGAGGAGACCTTCTCCGCCCTGGGCCGCCGGCTCGAGGACTACCTGACGTTCCACCGCTGCGAGCCCAACTACCGCATCCACTACCGCGACGGCTCTTCCATCACCTTCACCTCCGAGCTCACCGCCATGGGCCGCGAGCTGGAGCGCATCGAGCCCGGCAGCTTCAAGCGCTACCTCGCCTTCCTCGCCCAGGGCCGTGAGCAGTACCGCACCAGCCTTGACCACCTGGTGGGCCGCAACTACTCGGGCGTCCTGGACTACTTCTCGCCCAAGGTGCTGGCCAAGATTTTCAAGGTCCGCGCGCACCGGCGCATGTACGCGGACGTCAGCCGTTTCTTCCAGGACGACCGCCTGCGCGCGGCGATGACGTTTCAGACGATGTACCTGGGCGTCTCCCCGTTCGCCTCGCCCGCCGTGTACGGACTGCTCCCGTTCACCGAGCTGGGCGTGGGCATCTGGTTCCCCCAGGGCGGCCTGTATGCCATTCCCCTCGCGCTGGAGAAGGTGGCGCGCGAGGAGGGCGTGCGGCTCCACTACGGCGAGCCGGTGGAGCGCATCCTCACCGAGGGCGCTCGGGCCACGGGCGTGCGGCTGGCCAGCGGGCGCACCGTGCAGGCGGACCTCGTGCTGTGCAACGCCGACCTGCCGTACGCGTACCAGAAGCTGCTCGAGGGCGCGCCCACCTCGCTGCCGCGCAAGGACAAGCTCCGCTACACCTCCAGCGGCTACATGCTCTACCTGGGCCTGCGTAAGCAGTACCCCGGGCTGGGCCACCACAACGTCGTGTTCGGCCGCGACTACCAGGGCTCGTTCGACGACATCTTCGAGCGCTTCCGCGTTCCGGAGGACCCGAGTTTCTACGTGAACGTGCCCACGCGCACGGATCCCAGCCTCGCGCCTCCAGGACAGGACGCCGTCTACGTCCTCGTCCCTGTCCCGCACCAGAACCCGCACCTGGACTGGAAGGTGGAGGGGCCCAAGGTGCGCGCCAAGGTGTTCCAGCGGCTCGCCGAGCTGGGCTACCCGGACCTGGAGCGCGACACCGTCGTGGAGCGCGTCTTCACCCCGGATGACTGGGCCGCCTCGTACAACCTCATGCACGGCAGCGCGTTCGGGCTGGCGCAGAACTTCTTCCAGATCGGCCCCTTCCGGCCCTCGAACCAGGACGCGCGCGTGAAGAACCTCTTCTTCGTGGGCGCCTCCACCCAGCCAGGCACTGGGCTGCCCACCGTGTTGATCTCCGCGCGGCTGGCCGCGGAGCGCGTGCAGAACTGGGCGAGGCAGGCGGGTCTGGCACAGGCGCTGAGCCGGACGCCCGCGCCCGTCCAGGCAGAGGTGGCCGCATGA
- a CDS encoding polyprenyl synthetase family protein, whose protein sequence is MASPFSLVTAPPLPAAQPPPIAPDQAWLRMVQTQVEASLAELFELPDEAAFDPRWTQAMERTRQYALRPAKRVRPALVVAGYSLARGSLKVPAGLWRFAAGLELLHTFLLIHDDVADQAELRRGGPALHHLLGAGRAGEDLAVVVGDHLFSRSLEAMLSSELRGASAASRYYLAVCRHTAAGQYLDLRLASAPLSQVTLLQALRVAHLKTARYGFCAPLVCGAMLAGADSELCEALERVGRHVGLAFQLRDDLIGLLGDERVAGKAADGDFVQGKRTVPVLAAYLRAPAAAREELERLWALPPEAKDAAALAQARALVEEYGGRAACERLVERASRTGRRALQALPDEGGVRDLLDTLITRLAHRAA, encoded by the coding sequence ATGGCTTCTCCCTTCTCCCTGGTGACTGCTCCGCCGCTGCCCGCGGCCCAGCCCCCCCCGATCGCCCCCGATCAGGCGTGGCTGCGGATGGTGCAGACCCAGGTGGAGGCCTCGCTCGCCGAGCTGTTCGAGCTGCCCGATGAAGCCGCCTTCGATCCACGCTGGACCCAGGCCATGGAGCGCACGCGCCAGTACGCCCTGCGGCCGGCCAAGCGGGTGCGCCCCGCGCTCGTCGTGGCCGGGTACAGCCTGGCCCGAGGCTCGCTGAAGGTTCCCGCAGGGCTGTGGCGCTTCGCGGCAGGGCTCGAGTTGCTGCACACCTTCCTCCTCATCCATGACGATGTGGCTGATCAGGCCGAGCTGCGCCGAGGGGGGCCTGCGCTCCACCACCTGCTGGGCGCTGGGCGGGCAGGCGAGGACCTCGCCGTGGTGGTGGGCGACCACCTGTTCTCTCGCTCGCTCGAGGCCATGCTCTCCTCCGAGCTGCGGGGGGCCTCGGCCGCCTCGCGCTACTACCTCGCCGTGTGCCGGCACACCGCCGCCGGCCAGTACCTGGACCTCAGGCTCGCGTCTGCGCCGCTGTCCCAGGTGACGCTCCTCCAGGCGCTGCGCGTGGCCCACCTGAAGACGGCGCGTTACGGCTTCTGCGCCCCGCTCGTCTGCGGCGCCATGCTGGCCGGCGCGGATTCGGAGCTGTGCGAGGCCCTGGAGCGCGTGGGCCGCCATGTGGGGCTCGCCTTCCAGCTGCGCGATGACTTGATCGGCCTGCTCGGCGACGAGCGCGTGGCGGGCAAGGCCGCGGATGGCGACTTCGTGCAGGGCAAGCGCACCGTGCCCGTGCTGGCGGCGTACCTGCGCGCTCCAGCGGCGGCCCGCGAGGAGCTGGAGCGGCTCTGGGCGCTGCCCCCCGAGGCCAAGGATGCGGCGGCGCTGGCCCAGGCTCGCGCGCTGGTGGAGGAGTACGGAGGCCGGGCCGCCTGCGAGCGGCTGGTGGAGCGGGCCTCGCGCACGGGGCGGCGGGCGCTGCAGGCGCTGCCGGACGAGGGCGGCGTGCGGGACTTGCTGGACACTCTCATCACCCGGCTGGCGCACCGCGCGGCCTGA